Proteins from a single region of Stutzerimonas stutzeri:
- the tnpA gene encoding IS66-like element accessory protein TnpA, which translates to MRQRSSYPKPFKAQVVQECLQPGATVSSVAIRHGINANVIRKWLPLYRDQLPAALPAFVPARVTPKRPVEPAVIIELPLGEQSITVKWPASDPEGCARFVRGLAQ; encoded by the coding sequence ATGCGCCAACGAAGCTCTTACCCCAAACCGTTCAAGGCCCAGGTTGTTCAGGAGTGCCTGCAACCCGGTGCGACCGTTTCCAGCGTTGCCATCCGCCACGGCATCAATGCCAACGTCATTCGCAAGTGGCTACCGCTTTATCGAGATCAACTGCCAGCGGCGTTGCCGGCGTTCGTTCCTGCGAGAGTTACGCCAAAACGACCAGTTGAACCAGCTGTGATTATCGAGCTACCGCTGGGCGAGCAATCGATCACAGTGAAATGGCCAGCTTCCGATCCTGAAGGATGCGCCCGCTTTGTCCGGGGGCTCGCCCAGTGA
- the tnpC gene encoding IS66 family transposase, producing MTSLPNLDQLTPEQLRALAAQLLTQVDSMGKKIHRDQTIIEQLTHEIAWFKRHKFAKRSEQLSPEQGSLLDDLLDTDIAAIEAELKTLNPPAAPAEPRQQPKRAPLPAQFPRTVIRHEPQNTQCACGCPLQRIGEDISEKLDYTPGVFTVEQHVRGKWACRQCETLIQAPVPAQVIDKGIPTAGLLAHVMVAKFADHLPLYRQEKIFGRAGLAIARSTLAQWVGQTGVQLQPLVDALREAVLGQRVIHADETPVQMLTPGEKKTHRAYVWAYSTTPFADLKAVVYDFSPSRAGEHARNFLGQWNGKLVCDDFAGYKASFEQGITEIGCMAHARRKFFDLHSANKSQLAEQALHSIAGLYEIERQARHMSDEERWRIRQEKSSPILDALHDWMLAQHDRVPNGSATAKALDYSLKRWLALTRYLEDGAVPIDNNQVENQIRPWALGRSNWLFAGSLRSGKRAAAIMSLIQSARMNGHDPYAYLKDVLTRLPTQRASEVGQLLPHQWAPA from the coding sequence ATGACTTCCTTGCCCAATCTCGACCAACTAACACCTGAGCAACTGCGCGCACTGGCCGCGCAGTTGCTCACGCAGGTCGATTCGATGGGCAAAAAGATCCACCGTGATCAAACCATCATCGAGCAGCTCACCCACGAAATCGCCTGGTTCAAGCGCCACAAGTTCGCCAAGCGTAGCGAGCAACTAAGCCCTGAACAGGGCAGCCTGCTGGATGATTTGCTCGACACGGACATCGCCGCCATCGAGGCGGAACTGAAAACCCTCAATCCTCCGGCGGCTCCGGCTGAACCCCGCCAACAGCCCAAGCGCGCGCCGCTGCCAGCCCAGTTTCCGCGTACTGTGATCCGTCACGAGCCGCAGAACACTCAATGCGCCTGCGGCTGCCCGCTGCAACGCATCGGCGAAGACATCAGCGAAAAGCTGGATTACACGCCTGGCGTGTTCACCGTCGAACAGCATGTGCGTGGCAAGTGGGCCTGCCGCCAGTGCGAAACATTGATCCAGGCGCCGGTACCAGCCCAGGTGATCGACAAGGGCATCCCCACCGCCGGCCTTCTGGCTCACGTGATGGTGGCCAAATTCGCCGACCACTTGCCGCTATATCGGCAAGAGAAAATCTTTGGCCGTGCCGGCCTGGCCATCGCTCGCTCGACACTGGCGCAGTGGGTCGGACAAACCGGCGTGCAGCTCCAGCCGCTAGTCGATGCCCTGCGCGAAGCCGTGCTGGGCCAACGCGTGATCCACGCTGACGAAACCCCGGTGCAAATGCTCACCCCAGGCGAGAAGAAAACCCATCGGGCTTACGTCTGGGCCTACAGCACCACACCCTTCGCCGATCTGAAGGCCGTGGTGTATGACTTCAGTCCCAGCCGTGCCGGCGAGCATGCGCGCAATTTTCTTGGTCAGTGGAATGGCAAGCTGGTCTGCGACGACTTCGCTGGCTACAAGGCCAGCTTCGAGCAAGGCATTACCGAAATCGGCTGCATGGCCCACGCCCGCCGCAAATTTTTCGATCTGCACTCAGCGAACAAAAGCCAGTTAGCCGAACAGGCGCTGCACTCCATTGCCGGGCTGTATGAAATCGAGCGGCAAGCACGGCACATGAGCGATGAAGAACGCTGGCGAATACGCCAGGAAAAGTCTTCACCGATCCTCGATGCGCTGCATGACTGGATGCTGGCCCAGCATGATCGGGTGCCCAATGGATCAGCCACGGCAAAAGCCCTGGATTACAGCCTAAAACGCTGGCTAGCGCTGACGCGCTATCTGGAAGATGGAGCCGTGCCCATCGACAACAATCAGGTCGAGAACCAGATTCGTCCATGGGCCCTGGGGCGCTCGAACTGGTTGTTTGCCGGGTCGCTACGCAGCGGCAAACGCGCGGCGGCGATCATGAGCCTGATCCAGTCGGCCCGCATGAACGGGCATGATCCGTATGCCTATCTCAAGGACGTGCTGACACGCCTGCCGACGCAACGGGCGAGTGAGGTCGGCCAACTGCTGCCGCATCAGTGGGCGCCTGCCTGA
- the tnpB gene encoding IS66 family insertion sequence element accessory protein TnpB (TnpB, as the term is used for proteins encoded by IS66 family insertion elements, is considered an accessory protein, since TnpC, encoded by a neighboring gene, is a DDE family transposase.), translating into MIRIDSIWLATEPMDMRAGTETALARVVAVFGAAKPHCAYLFANRRANRMKVLVHDGVGIWLAARRLNQGKFHWPGIRHGSEVELDTEQLQALVLGLPWQRVGAGGAITVL; encoded by the coding sequence GTGATCCGTATCGATAGTATCTGGCTCGCCACCGAACCCATGGATATGCGCGCGGGCACTGAAACCGCGTTGGCCCGCGTAGTGGCGGTGTTCGGTGCGGCGAAGCCGCACTGTGCTTACCTGTTCGCCAACCGCCGCGCCAACCGCATGAAAGTGTTGGTGCATGACGGTGTAGGGATCTGGCTGGCCGCGCGGCGATTGAACCAAGGCAAGTTTCACTGGCCAGGCATCCGCCACGGCTCGGAAGTTGAACTCGACACCGAGCAACTTCAGGCGTTGGTACTGGGGCTGCCCTGGCAGCGGGTCGGTGCGGGCGGCGCGATCACAGTGCTGTAG